A window of the Helianthus annuus cultivar XRQ/B chromosome 4, HanXRQr2.0-SUNRISE, whole genome shotgun sequence genome harbors these coding sequences:
- the LOC110935775 gene encoding TMV resistance protein N, whose translation MASSSSTSSIKKSYQYDVFLSFRGEDTRKNFVDHLYEALHRHGIHTFKDDERLKQGKNINDQLFKSIEDSKLFIIVFSKKYASSSWCLNELVKIMKCQKLNEQIAYPVFYDVDPSEVRKQRGPVGEALDKHANKEIGEWREALTKAANLSGWDLRNTTDGHEAKVIKLVIERISLELRSINVNLDDKLVGMEPRLQDFEKSLDVTSNEVRMIGIKGMGGAGKTTLARAVFDRISIHFEATSFVENVREVSKVPVSGLLSLQRKILSDLLNDQGDNVGSVHDGKNMLKTRLRASKVLVVLDDVDHQEQLEALAGDLNWFKPGSRIIITTRDEQVLIAHRVERICDVSLLSHEEAIGLFSRHTFGKDLPIQEYEKESQQAVQYAAGLPLTIKVLGSFLCGKDKPEWVDALERLKIIPLKETLEKLELSYASLEDDCKEIFLDVACLLKGLEKDEAIRILEGCGYHARTGLKVLEQRSLITFEPDFFRLRMHDHIEEMAKNIIRRLHPDEPNKHSRLWIQDEIEYVLDNNLGSEATRSIRLEFNPDIVLEGLGNMKKLRCLIVDYYDMYGVDLFVGALVSVLCLYSV comes from the exons ATGGCGTCGTCTTCTTCAACATCATCCATTAAGAAGAGCTATCAGTATGATGTGTTTTTGAGTTTCCGTGGTGAAGACACGCGTAAGAACTTTGTGGATCACCTTTATGAGGCTCTTCACCGACACGGTATTCACACTTTCAAGGACGATGAGAGACTCAAACAAGGAAAAAACATCAATGACCAGCTTTTTAAGTCTATTGAAGACTCAAAGTTGTTTATCATAGTTTTCTCAAAGAAATATGCATCTTCGTCTTGGTGCTTAAATGAACTTGTAAAGATTATGAAGTGCCAAAAGTTGAATGAGCAAATTGCTTATCCTGTTTTCTACGATGTGGATCCCTCTGAAGTTCGCAAACAACGTGGACCAGTTGGAGAAGCACTTGACAAACATGCCAATAAAGAGATCGGGGAATGGAGAGAAGCTTTGACAAAAGCAGCCAATTTGTCTGGGTGGGATTTGAGGAACACTACAGATGG GCATGAAGCCAAAGTTATCAAGTTAGTAATTGAGCGGATTTCACTTGAGTTACGATCCATTAATGTGAACCTTGATGATAAATTAGTAGGCATGGAACCCCGGCTACAGGACTTTGAGAAGTCTTTAGATGTCACGTCGAACGAGGTTCGCATGATAGGGATCAAGGGGATGGGAGGTGCTGGTAAGACTACACTAGCTAGAGCTGTGTTTGATAGAATATCCATTCACTTTGAAGCTACAAGCTTTGTTGAGAATGTCAGGGAGGTTTCAAAAGTGCCGGTGTCCGGTCTATTGTCATTGCAAAGAAAGATCCTTTCAGATTTGCTGAATGACCAAGGCGACAACGTAGGTAGTGTCCATGACGGGAAAAACATGTTGAAAACAAGGTTGCGCGCTAGTAAGGTTCTAGTGGTTTTAGATGATGTGGATCATCAAGAGCAGCTTGAGGCATTAGCTGGTGATCTTAATTGGTTCAAGCCTGGAAGTAGAATTATCATAACAACAAGAGACGAGCAAGTGTTGATAGCACATAGAGTGGAACGGATTTGTGATGTCAGTCTATTATCACATGAGGAAGCGATTGGCCTCTTCAGTAGGCACACGTTTGGGAAAGATCTTCCAATTCAAGAGTATGAAAAGGAATCACAACAAGCTGTACAATATGCTGCTGGCCTTCCCTTGAcaatcaaagttttgggttcattTCTGTGTGGTAAAGACAAGCCTGAATGGGTGGATGCATTAGAAAGACTCAAAATAATACCATTGAAGGAGACTCTTGAAAAATTGGAGTTAAGCTATGCAAGTCTGGAGGATGACTGTAAGGAAATATTCCTAGATGTTGCATGCTTACTCAAGGGGTTGGAGAAAGACGAAGCAATAAGAATACTTGAAGGTTGTGGATATCATGCTAGAACTGGTTTAAAAGTTCTTGAGCAGAGATCTCTAATAACTTTTGAGCCTGATTTTTTTCGATTGAGGATGCATGATCATATTGAAGAAATGGCCAAGAATATTATACGTCGTTTGCACCCAGATGAGCCCAACAAACATAGCAGATTGTGGATTCAGGATGAAATTGAATATGTATTGGATAACAACTTG GGATCTGAAGCGACAAGGTCTATAAGGCTAGAGTTCAATCCCGATATTGTTTTGGAAGGTCTTGGAAACATGAAGAAACTTAGATGCCTTATTGTAGATTATTACGATATGTATGGTGTTGAcctttttgttggtgcacttgtgtctgtactttgtctgtattcggtctga